Sequence from the Bos javanicus breed banteng chromosome 11, ARS-OSU_banteng_1.0, whole genome shotgun sequence genome:
tcgcaagagtggacttagagactaaaccaccaccaccaccaccaagcggGTCCCTAGACGGCTTTTCTCCAActctggagttggagaagactcttgagagtcccttggtctgcaaggagatccaaccagtccatcctaagggagatcagtcctgaatattcattggaaggactgatgctaaagctgaaactccaatgctttggccacctgatgcgaagagctgactcatttgaaaagaccctgatgctgggaaagattgaaagtgggagaagggaacgacagagaatgagatgttggatggcatcaccgactggatggacatgagtttgagtaaactccgggagttggtgatggacagggaggcctggcgtgctgcagtctatggggtcgcaaagagtcggaaactaGCGAGCGACTCAACTGGACCAAGCTGAGACGATTTTCGTGCCACTCTCAAAGAAGGCGGCACAAAGCCACGCCCCTGAACGGAGACGTCTGGCTTTTGTGCCACTCACAAAGATGGCGACACGGAGCCACGCCCTTAGCCAACGAAGCCGTCCTATGGAGTGGGCGAACCTAGAGGTCGGAAGTGACGCACACCGGAAGTCCATCCCACCGCCCGGTCGCCTGGGTTGCCCAGACTGCTGGGAAGGCGGTAGTTGTGGGGGCTCTGTGTGCTATGCGGCTGGATCCGCGGCTTGGGGCCGCCGCGGCGCTGAGGCTGCTGCTGGCGGCCCACGTGGTGGCGGCATTCGAGCCTATAACTGTGGGCATCGCCATCGGGGCCGCGTCGGCGCTCACTGGCTACCTGTCTTACAAGGACCTGTACTGCCGCTTCGCCGAGTGCTGCCGCAGCGAGCGGCCGCTCAACGCGTCGGGTACGGCTGGGCTGCCCTGGAGGGGCTCGCGGGGTGCGGGAGACAGGCCCCTCGCGGGCGGCAGTGCCCCCGCACCCCGCGCTCACCCTTCGATGGGGTAGGAGGGAGAGGTGGGGTTTCGGTCCCAGCTGCAGCCTCGGAAGCCGTGTCTTCGGAGAGATCCGGATCGTGGGGGGTTCTGCCCAACTTCCTCCCTAAAAGTTTGCATTCCTTGGGAGGACAgtaagaagaaactgaaaaagcaCCCGCCTTTCTGTGCCGTGTCGACCCTGTTAAGTACCTTTCAGACGTGCAGCGTCCGCCCCGAAAGCCCACATCTGACCCTCGGTTTTCTTCCAAGCCAGTAGGGTTGACTCGGGAAATTGCAAAGCAGCCCAGTCGAGAGGGCCAGTCCTTGGGTGAGCGAACACAtttagtttccttctccagtccgtTTCCTTGGAAGTGGCCTCGTGTGACCGCAGCCCCGTGGTTCCGCCTCAGTGCCAGCCCTGGGGTTTGGCAGAGATCCCATGCTGGACCACTTTGCGAACCTGTGCCTTCCACTTTGGCCAGCTGGGGCGAGCACTGCTCTTCTGGTGCGTgtttaatgtgtatttttctctcttgttctcGGGCTGGCTCCTGCAGCCCTCAAGCAGGACTTGGAGGAGAAGCTGTTTGGGCAGCATCTGGCCACAGAGGTGATTCTCAAGGCGCTGACCGGcttcaagaacaacaaaaatcccaAGAAACCACTGACTCTCTCCTTACACGGCTGGGCTGGCACAGGCAAGAATTTTGTCAGCCAAATTGTGGCTGAAAATCTTCACCCCAAAGGCCTGAAGAGCAACTTTGTCCACCTGTTTGTGTCGACCCTGCACTTCCCTCATGAGCAGCACATAAAACTGTATCAGGCAAGGAATTGTTATCCCGTCCTCTGGCTTCTCCGACTGGTCTGGGTGACCCACTCCCTGACTCcagcctctgtttctttctttgcgCTGCAGTAGCCCCAGACCCCACGGGTTTAAGGCACAAGCCCCCCACCCTGGTGACCCTTTGCCATTTGCAGTTCTGCAGCTTCTGCCTCACCGATTCCAAAATAATACAGCGGGgtgtgggtgtgctcagtcgctaagtcgtgtccgactctttgccaccccatggacttgtggcccaccaggctcctctgtctgtggcatttcccagacaagatactggaatgggttgccatttccttctccaggggatcttcccgatccagggatcgaacccgcgtttcctgcgttgacaggtgggttctttaccactgagccaccagggaagcccagtacagcGGGGTGATGTTCCATTAAAAGATGGAGCCAAGAGCGGGAAGGTGACTTGCTCCCTACAGTCTTTGTGACCTTACTACAAATGAGAAActggaacccaaatctcctgtctCCCAGTCTGCAGGGTAGCCATGCTGTGCAGTGAGTATGCGCAGCATCCCCGTCCCAGCCCTTGGTTAAGTGAAACAGACTCAAATGGCTTTATTTAAGGCTCctttgggaattccttggtggtctcttggttaggactccgtgttttcactgctgaaggcacaggtttaatccctgatcagggaactaagatccctcaagcacagccaaaaatgaaaaaataaattcctgcCTATGATGTAGCTTCAGCTTGCCCTCTGCATTTAAGCAGTGAGGAccagaggattttttttcctcctcagtaGCGGTTTTTCCCTTTGCTCCTCCTGTCCTTCGCATTCTTGGCATTGTATTGTTAAGTTGTCCAGTAGGGTTCTTGTTTAAGTGGACATCCTTGTATTCCTACATCCTTAGTGTTCCTATTTAGTGTTAGGTGGGGACTGAGATAAGGAATAGAAACTGAACAAGGAAGTAAAAGTGTATATCTGCCACATAAACAATAAGACAGGGAAGACAGCCAAAAAGagaatgattttcttattttccaaattctttcaTAATTCCCTGGAAATACAGGCACAAACGCTTGTCATGACATGTTATCTAGCTCAGCGTCTTTGTTCGCTGCACTTGTAACGCCGTACAAGGCACTGGCCTTGGATACAGCGCTGGTCTTAGTCTAGTTTCTTATTCCTCAGTATGTCTAGTAGAATTGAGATTTCCATCCACAGTGAGATGAAAATTACTGGTTGGTTACCAGTGAAATGATAAATATTCACATATCTTATACTTCTTAAACCTTtaagtttaaaagtttaaaagtttaaaagttgcACTGGGTACTTCATTTGAGTTAGGAAAACACTTATTTGCCTTTTAGCACCCATCTCTCTGCTGGTTTCCGTCCCCCCCTcacccctttttttctttctttttttaaaatttaatttttaaaaaaattttatttaattggaggctaattacaatattgtagtggtttttgccatacattgacatgaatcagccacgttCCTCCCACTTTTTATAGATGAAGTTTTGGAAAACTACTTACCCAGTGAGTACAGATTAGGATGTGGTTTTTGTTAAACCCCAGAGAGCTCTGATTTTTCACCTTCCTGAGTGTGAAGAACAGCATAGCATTTCTCCCCTGGGCACACCCTTTTGAGTCCCCATGtcccatttcttcttttatggtTGGTCCAGGACCAGTTACAGAGGTGGATCCGGGGTAACGTGAGTGCATGTGCGGGCTCTGTGTTCATATTTGATGAGATGGATAAGTTGCACCCGGGAGTCATTGACGCAATCAAGCCGTTCCTGGATTACTACGAGCAGATTGATGGCGTGTCTTACCGGAAGGCCATCTTCATCTTTCTCAGGTCAGTGGGAGGCATTTCTTAAGTGGGAATGTACCGAGCCCTTCATTTTCCCAGGGCTAGAATGAGGTGCTGGGGACAAATGTGCCAGCCTGGCAAAAGTAACTTGCAGACGTcttccagggcaggggcaggaggaaacGAATGACGGAAATTGTTTCTGAAAATAGGCAGTTTCGCTACCTACACATGTCATCTCTGGGGTTTATAAAAAGTTGCAGCGTTGCacaccaagtttttttttttttttttctctgcctgagaaaacagattttcagctcctgaaggcagatgctttgttttttttctttgtctagtAGCACATACTAAATActctttgattaaaaataaactttagagAACTATCACAAACTGATTCCATCTTAGAAAACTCAGTGTTTCCTGATAATAAGTGACATCAGTAAGAAGTCATTACGACCCTTTAATACATATAGACTGGTTTATATATTTGGCTTTAAGCTGCatagaaactgaaaagaaaaaaaagactgaactTAGAGCAGGTACGTTTCCTGATTAgagtctttttcttaaaattaatttttattggagtctagttgatttagTATGGTGTTAGTTCTGCGGTAGTTTGttgttcgtcactcagtcatgtctgactctgtgacgtcaagaactgcaccacgccaggcctccctgtccttcaccatctcccggagtttgctcaaa
This genomic interval carries:
- the TOR1B gene encoding torsin-1B isoform X1, which gives rise to MRLDPRLGAAAALRLLLAAHVVAAFEPITVGIAIGAASALTGYLSYKDLYCRFAECCRSERPLNASALKQDLEEKLFGQHLATEVILKALTGFKNNKNPKKPLTLSLHGWAGTGKNFVSQIVAENLHPKGLKSNFVHLFVSTLHFPHEQHIKLYQDQLQRWIRGNVSACAGSVFIFDEMDKLHPGVIDAIKPFLDYYEQIDGVSYRKAIFIFLSNAGGDLITKTALDFWRAGRKREDIQLKDLEAVLSVGVFNNKHSGLWHSGLIDRNLIDYFIPFLPLEYRHVKMCVRAEMKARGSAVDEDVITRVAEEMTFFPKDEKIYSDKGCKTVQSRLDFY
- the TOR1B gene encoding torsin-1B isoform X2 → MRLDPRLGAAAALRLLLAAHVVAAFEPITVGIAIGAASALTGYLSYKDLYCRFAECCRSERPLNASALKQDLEEKLFGQHLATEVILKALTGFKNNKNPKKPLTLSLHGWAGTGKNFVSQIVAENLHPKGLKSNFVHLFVSTLHFPHEQHIKLYQGIFPIQGSNPRFLR